From Burkholderia pseudomultivorans, the proteins below share one genomic window:
- a CDS encoding methionine ABC transporter permease: MFELWWPELLDAIRDTLSMVAASAAIAALIGVPLAVILVTTAPGGIYERRGLNAVLGALVNVFRSTPFIILLVALLPFTRVLIGTTIGVWAAVVPLSIAAIPFFARIAEVSLREVDRGLIEAALAMGAKRRHIVWHVLLPEALPGMLGGFTITVVALIGSTAMAGAVGAGGLGDLAIRYGYQRFDTTVMATVIVILIALVSAVQITGDRLVRRVTRRA; encoded by the coding sequence ATGTTTGAGCTGTGGTGGCCCGAACTGCTCGACGCGATCCGCGACACGCTGTCGATGGTCGCCGCGTCGGCCGCGATCGCCGCGCTGATCGGCGTTCCGCTCGCGGTGATCCTCGTGACGACCGCGCCCGGCGGCATCTACGAGCGGCGCGGCCTGAACGCGGTGCTCGGCGCGCTCGTCAACGTGTTCCGCTCGACGCCCTTCATCATCCTGCTGGTCGCGCTGCTGCCGTTTACGCGCGTGCTGATCGGCACGACGATCGGCGTATGGGCCGCCGTCGTGCCGCTGTCGATCGCCGCGATCCCGTTCTTCGCGCGGATCGCCGAAGTGAGCCTGCGCGAAGTCGACCGCGGGCTGATCGAGGCCGCGCTCGCGATGGGCGCGAAGCGCCGCCATATCGTGTGGCACGTGCTGCTGCCCGAGGCGCTGCCCGGCATGCTCGGCGGCTTCACGATCACGGTCGTCGCGCTGATCGGCTCGACCGCGATGGCGGGCGCCGTCGGCGCGGGCGGCCTCGGCGATCTCGCGATCCGCTACGGCTACCAGCGTTTCGACACCACCGTCATGGCGACCGTGATCGTGATCCTGATCGCGCTCGTCTCGGCCGTGCAAATCACGGGCGACCGCCTGGTCCGACGCGTGACCCGGCGTGCCTGA
- a CDS encoding MetQ/NlpA family ABC transporter substrate-binding protein has protein sequence MLHAVFSARVFSGRFARSVRLFAAALLGVALLNGARADTAPLKVGIATSPQIDALKIAAKEAKAQGLDVKIIEFTDWNTPNAALANKDIDVNYFQHIPFLQNAKKQGGYDFVAIAPGTIMKIGLYSKKVKSFGELKDGAKVAIANDPVNGDRGLLLLQRAGLITLKPGVDYRATTRDIVANPKHLKIIALEASQLARSLDDVDLAQGYPSFIKLAGTTDPNSALLFDGTENKSFAIQWVVRPDSVNDPRIRKFIAIYQHSPAVRKALDNAFGSLYAIAW, from the coding sequence ATGCTGCACGCCGTTTTTTCCGCCCGCGTCTTTTCCGGGCGGTTCGCCCGTTCCGTCCGGCTGTTCGCGGCCGCGCTGCTCGGCGTCGCGCTGCTGAACGGCGCGCGGGCCGACACCGCGCCGCTGAAGGTCGGCATCGCGACGAGCCCGCAGATCGATGCGCTGAAAATCGCCGCAAAGGAGGCGAAGGCGCAGGGGCTCGACGTGAAGATCATCGAGTTCACCGACTGGAACACGCCGAATGCGGCGCTCGCGAACAAGGACATCGACGTCAACTACTTCCAGCACATCCCGTTTCTTCAGAACGCGAAGAAGCAGGGCGGCTACGACTTCGTCGCGATCGCGCCCGGCACGATCATGAAGATCGGCCTCTATTCGAAGAAGGTGAAAAGCTTCGGCGAGCTGAAGGACGGCGCGAAGGTCGCGATCGCGAACGATCCGGTCAACGGCGACCGCGGTTTGCTGCTGCTGCAGCGCGCCGGCCTGATCACGCTGAAGCCGGGCGTCGACTATCGCGCGACGACGCGCGACATCGTCGCGAACCCGAAGCACCTGAAGATCATCGCGCTCGAAGCGTCGCAACTCGCGCGCTCGCTCGACGACGTCGACCTCGCGCAGGGCTATCCGAGCTTCATCAAGCTCGCCGGCACCACCGACCCGAACAGCGCGCTGCTGTTCGACGGCACGGAGAACAAGAGCTTCGCGATCCAGTGGGTCGTGCGGCCCGACAGCGTGAACGATCCGCGCATCCGCAAGTTCATCGCGATCTACCAGCATTCGCCGGCGGTGCGCAAGGCGCTCGACAACGCGTTCGGCTCGCTGTACGCGATCGCGTGGTGA
- a CDS encoding LLM class flavin-dependent oxidoreductase: MANPKKILLNAFNMNCVGHINHGLWTHPRDRSAHYTDLDYWTDLAKTLERGKFDGIFLADIVGVYDVFGGGPDTALRESVQVPVNDPLLLVPAMAQVTRHLGFGVTANLTYEPPYLFARRMSTLDHLTKGRVGWNIVTGYLDSAARGMGLAQQIGHDDRYERADDYMDVVYKLWEQSWDDDAVIRDARARVFAQPGKVRRVKHDGPFYSVDAIHLSEPSPQRTPVLYQAGSSARGVEFAGRHAECVFVNGQSKAAARAAALDIRAAAARQGRDPASIRIFAGVSVVTAETERLAREKFDEYRRYASPEAGLAHFASSTGIDFAKYGLDEPISYVKTDSIQSAVDAISRKSTSGTWTVRRMLEQMSLGGRYAPIVGSPSQVADELQSWIDETGIDGFNLTRTVMPESFEDFVDWVVPELQNRGVYKEDYDPAPTLREKLFGAGARLPAWHTGAQHRPAAAESAQPAHA, from the coding sequence ATGGCCAACCCGAAGAAGATCCTGCTCAACGCGTTCAACATGAACTGCGTCGGGCACATCAATCACGGTCTGTGGACGCATCCGCGCGACCGCTCCGCGCACTACACCGATCTCGACTACTGGACCGATCTCGCGAAGACGCTCGAACGCGGCAAGTTCGACGGCATCTTTCTCGCGGACATCGTCGGCGTGTACGACGTGTTCGGCGGCGGCCCCGATACCGCGCTGCGCGAATCGGTGCAGGTGCCCGTCAACGATCCGCTGCTGCTGGTGCCGGCGATGGCGCAGGTCACGCGGCATCTCGGCTTCGGCGTGACCGCGAACCTGACCTACGAGCCGCCGTACCTGTTCGCGCGCCGCATGTCGACGCTCGATCACCTGACCAAGGGGCGCGTCGGCTGGAACATCGTCACCGGCTATCTCGACAGCGCTGCACGCGGGATGGGACTCGCGCAGCAGATCGGTCACGACGACCGCTACGAGCGCGCGGACGACTACATGGACGTCGTCTACAAGCTGTGGGAGCAGAGCTGGGACGACGACGCGGTGATCCGCGACGCGCGGGCGCGCGTGTTTGCGCAGCCGGGCAAGGTGCGGCGCGTGAAGCACGACGGGCCGTTCTATTCGGTCGATGCGATCCATCTGAGCGAGCCGTCGCCGCAGCGCACGCCGGTGCTGTACCAGGCCGGTTCGTCGGCGCGCGGCGTCGAGTTCGCGGGCCGGCATGCGGAATGCGTGTTCGTGAACGGCCAGAGCAAGGCGGCCGCGCGCGCGGCCGCACTCGACATTCGTGCGGCGGCGGCGCGGCAGGGGCGCGATCCGGCGTCGATCAGGATCTTTGCCGGCGTGAGCGTCGTGACGGCCGAGACCGAACGGCTCGCGCGCGAGAAGTTCGACGAGTACCGGCGCTACGCGAGCCCGGAAGCGGGGCTCGCGCATTTCGCGAGCTCGACCGGCATCGACTTCGCGAAGTACGGCCTCGACGAGCCGATCTCCTACGTGAAGACCGACTCGATCCAGTCGGCCGTGGACGCAATCTCGCGCAAGAGCACGAGCGGCACGTGGACCGTGCGGCGGATGCTCGAACAGATGTCGCTCGGCGGCCGCTATGCGCCGATCGTCGGCTCGCCGTCGCAGGTCGCGGACGAGCTGCAGTCGTGGATCGACGAGACCGGCATCGACGGCTTCAACCTGACGCGTACCGTGATGCCCGAGTCGTTCGAGGATTTCGTCGACTGGGTCGTGCCCGAGCTGCAGAACCGCGGCGTCTACAAGGAAGACTACGATCCCGCGCCGACGCTGCGCGAGAAGCTGTTCGGCGCGGGCGCGCGCCTGCCGGCCTGGCATACGGGCGCGCAGCATCGGCCGGCCGCGGCCGAATCCGCGCAACCCGCGCATGCATGA
- a CDS encoding 2-hydroxycarboxylate transporter family protein, which produces MQTSIHTPAHPEPISDARPAARERFWPEGWWKLMEIRIGIIPLPVYFILLALIVGFSVTGKVPGEISMAIAVLAFFGFTCAELGKRLPLLRNIGAAAIFATFVPSALTYYHVLPKPVLNLTVEFTKSTNFLYLFIASIIVGSILSMDRRVLIQGFLKIFVPLAAGSVAAAIVGTAVGTALGLGARHTLLYIVVPIMAGGVGEGAIPLSIGYSELMHLPQGEMFAMVLPPVMLGSLTAIILSGALDMLGKRLPHLTGNGRLQVGESGDMTPESEELRGHVDVSHIAGAGITAITLYLVGLMAHKLFGLPAPVAMLFLAVLVKLARAVSPPLQEGAFVVYKFFSTAVTYPLLFAIGVAMTPWDKLTAAFTLVNVVTIVATVATLMGTGFVVGRLMKMYPIDTAIVNACHSGQGGTGDVAILTAANRMQLMPFAQIATRIGGAIVVTVTLILVAHFG; this is translated from the coding sequence TTGCAGACCTCTATCCACACCCCGGCTCATCCGGAGCCGATTTCCGACGCCCGCCCCGCCGCGCGCGAGCGCTTCTGGCCGGAAGGCTGGTGGAAGCTGATGGAAATCCGCATCGGCATCATTCCGCTGCCCGTCTACTTCATCCTGCTCGCGCTGATCGTCGGCTTCTCGGTGACGGGCAAGGTGCCCGGCGAGATCTCGATGGCGATCGCGGTGCTCGCGTTCTTCGGCTTCACGTGCGCGGAACTCGGCAAGCGCCTGCCGCTGCTGCGCAACATCGGCGCGGCCGCGATCTTCGCGACCTTCGTGCCGTCGGCGCTCACGTACTACCACGTGCTGCCGAAGCCGGTGCTGAACCTCACCGTCGAGTTCACGAAGTCGACCAATTTCCTGTACCTGTTCATCGCATCGATCATCGTCGGCAGCATCCTGAGCATGGATCGCCGCGTGCTGATCCAGGGCTTCCTGAAGATCTTCGTGCCGCTCGCGGCGGGCTCGGTCGCCGCGGCGATCGTCGGCACGGCCGTCGGTACCGCGCTCGGCCTCGGCGCGCGCCACACGCTGCTGTACATCGTCGTGCCGATCATGGCCGGCGGCGTCGGCGAAGGCGCGATTCCGCTGTCGATCGGCTATTCGGAACTGATGCACCTGCCGCAGGGCGAGATGTTCGCGATGGTGCTGCCGCCGGTGATGCTCGGCAGCCTGACCGCGATCATCCTGTCCGGCGCGCTCGACATGCTCGGCAAGCGCCTGCCGCACCTGACCGGCAACGGCCGCCTGCAGGTCGGCGAAAGCGGCGACATGACGCCGGAAAGCGAAGAACTCCGCGGCCACGTCGACGTGTCGCACATCGCGGGCGCCGGCATCACGGCGATCACGCTCTACCTCGTCGGCCTGATGGCGCACAAGCTGTTCGGGCTGCCGGCGCCGGTCGCGATGCTGTTCCTCGCGGTGCTCGTGAAGCTCGCGCGCGCCGTGTCGCCGCCGCTGCAGGAAGGCGCGTTCGTCGTCTACAAGTTCTTCTCGACCGCCGTCACCTATCCGCTGCTGTTCGCGATCGGCGTCGCGATGACGCCGTGGGACAAGCTGACCGCCGCGTTCACGCTCGTCAACGTCGTGACGATCGTGGCGACGGTCGCGACGCTGATGGGCACCGGTTTCGTGGTCGGCCGCCTGATGAAGATGTACCCTATCGACACCGCAATCGTGAACGCCTGCCACAGCGGCCAGGGCGGCACCGGCGACGTCGCGATCCTGACCGCCGCGAACCGGATGCAGCTGATGCCGTTCGCGCAGATCGCGACGCGCATCGGCGGCGCGATCGTCGTCACGGTCACGCTGATCCTGGTCGCCCACTTCGGATGA
- a CDS encoding methionine ABC transporter ATP-binding protein: MTQLFDTLGFVEASAAAARDVDDAHRVAPDGAAAVSFEHVGKVFASPRGQAAALRDVTLEVRRGEVFGIIGRSGAGKSTLLRLVNGLERPSSGRVRVQGVDVGALDENGLVALRRRTGMVFQHFNLLSAKTVFDNVALPLKIAGVPKPERARKVDALLELVGLTAKRDAYPASLSGGQKQRVGIARALVHDPEVLLCDEATSALDPETTQSILALLADINRRLGLTIVLITHEMEVIRAVCDTVAVIEQGEVVETGPVWRVFGNPQHGATRALLSTLVHDLPAELAARVQPLSGQAALPDGAQVVLDVRYTGESGGEPDVGALAAALGGSVRFLHGGIERIQGHAQGRLVIAAAPPRADDAGVAPARGAVAVLLERARRHANHAEVLGYV, encoded by the coding sequence ATGACGCAATTGTTCGATACGCTGGGTTTCGTCGAGGCATCGGCCGCTGCAGCGCGCGACGTGGATGACGCGCATCGCGTGGCGCCGGACGGCGCTGCGGCGGTGTCGTTCGAACACGTCGGCAAGGTGTTCGCGTCGCCGCGCGGCCAGGCCGCCGCGCTGCGCGACGTGACGCTCGAGGTGCGGCGCGGCGAGGTGTTCGGCATCATCGGCCGCAGCGGCGCCGGGAAGTCGACGCTGCTGCGGCTCGTCAACGGGCTCGAACGCCCGAGTTCGGGCCGCGTGCGCGTGCAGGGCGTCGATGTCGGCGCGCTCGACGAGAACGGGCTCGTCGCGCTGCGGCGCCGCACCGGCATGGTGTTCCAGCACTTCAACCTGCTGTCCGCGAAGACGGTGTTCGACAACGTCGCGCTGCCGCTGAAGATCGCCGGCGTGCCGAAGCCCGAGCGGGCGCGCAAGGTCGACGCCTTGCTCGAACTCGTCGGGCTGACCGCGAAGCGCGACGCGTATCCGGCCAGCCTGTCGGGCGGCCAGAAGCAGCGCGTCGGCATTGCGCGCGCGCTCGTGCACGATCCCGAGGTGCTGCTGTGCGACGAGGCGACCTCGGCGCTCGATCCCGAGACGACGCAGTCGATCCTCGCGCTGCTCGCCGACATCAATCGCCGTCTCGGGCTGACGATCGTGCTGATCACGCATGAAATGGAAGTGATCCGCGCGGTGTGCGACACGGTCGCGGTGATCGAGCAGGGCGAGGTCGTCGAAACGGGCCCCGTATGGCGCGTGTTCGGCAATCCGCAGCACGGCGCGACGCGCGCGCTGCTCAGCACGCTCGTGCACGACCTGCCGGCCGAACTCGCCGCGCGCGTGCAGCCGCTGTCCGGGCAGGCCGCGCTGCCCGACGGCGCGCAGGTCGTGCTCGACGTGCGCTACACGGGCGAGAGCGGCGGCGAGCCGGACGTCGGCGCGCTCGCGGCCGCGCTCGGCGGCTCGGTGCGGTTCCTGCATGGCGGCATCGAGCGCATCCAGGGCCATGCGCAAGGGCGCCTCGTGATCGCGGCGGCGCCGCCGCGCGCGGACGATGCCGGCGTCGCGCCCGCACGCGGCGCGGTCGCCGTGCTGCTCGAACGCGCGCGCCGCCACGCGAATCATGCGGAGGTGCTCGGCTATGTTTGA
- a CDS encoding sensor histidine kinase codes for MRANVQKSFKGIPWWGWASAAVLYVGVAGAAVDIAWERAIDALEENGAHRLDLYASSLKSELGRFEILPALVARQDGVRALLKASPHGSPELVHTVNTYLEAVNRDAGSGAVDVIDLRGEVIAASNWNETLSFVGTNVSYRPYFKDALARGSGRFFGIGTNTGVPGVYFASAVRDDGVPIGAAAVKVSVDPLESAWRAPGVAAMVVDSNGVVVISTEPAWKFTALRPITAQQQRDIQASRQYAGRTVDALPYRRIGDRSAAAWFGTFPDPHHAGRATRYLVMSRPAPQAGDSLMVLLDIAGARRQQQTAFVFVTGAFLIAALLAGYAIQRRRAIAARLSAQDALRRANDRLELTVAQRTAALTAANERMQREIVERERTEQRLRDSQQEVVHAGKLAVLGQMAAGLTHELNQPLVAIRTLCDNARTFFERGQPAPAYANLERIGKLVDSMAVLTGELKTFARKPDVERVAVSLAEAVAHARLIYDARIRDEGVQLDVNIPPGTTVSAESSQLQQVIVNLLGNALDAVHDAPVRRIAIAADAPDAHGRVRFTVTDSGAGIAPDVLPHLFEPFVTTKPRGQGLGLGLAITSRIVEGFGAKIAATNRDGGGAQFSIEFAAATPQRTEHGR; via the coding sequence ATGAGGGCGAACGTGCAGAAGAGCTTCAAGGGAATTCCGTGGTGGGGCTGGGCGTCGGCCGCCGTGCTGTATGTCGGCGTGGCGGGCGCGGCCGTCGATATCGCGTGGGAGCGCGCGATCGACGCGCTCGAGGAGAACGGCGCGCACCGGCTCGACCTGTATGCGTCGAGCCTGAAGAGCGAGCTCGGCCGCTTCGAGATCCTGCCCGCGCTGGTCGCGCGGCAGGACGGCGTGCGCGCGCTGCTGAAGGCGTCCCCGCACGGTTCGCCCGAACTCGTGCACACGGTGAACACCTATCTCGAGGCCGTGAACCGCGACGCGGGCAGCGGTGCGGTCGACGTGATCGACCTGCGCGGCGAGGTGATCGCCGCCAGCAACTGGAACGAGACGCTCAGCTTCGTCGGCACGAACGTGTCGTACCGGCCATACTTCAAGGACGCGCTCGCGCGCGGCAGCGGCCGCTTCTTCGGCATCGGCACCAATACCGGCGTGCCGGGCGTCTACTTCGCGAGCGCGGTGCGCGACGACGGCGTGCCGATCGGCGCGGCGGCCGTCAAGGTCAGCGTCGATCCGCTCGAATCGGCGTGGCGCGCGCCGGGCGTCGCGGCGATGGTCGTCGACAGCAACGGCGTGGTCGTGATCTCCACCGAACCCGCATGGAAATTCACCGCGCTGCGCCCGATCACCGCGCAGCAGCAGCGCGACATCCAGGCCTCGCGCCAGTACGCGGGACGCACCGTCGACGCGCTGCCGTACCGCCGCATCGGCGACCGCAGCGCCGCCGCGTGGTTCGGCACCTTCCCCGATCCGCACCACGCGGGGCGGGCGACGCGCTATCTGGTCATGTCGCGTCCCGCGCCGCAGGCGGGCGATTCGCTGATGGTGCTGCTCGACATCGCGGGTGCGCGGCGCCAGCAGCAGACGGCGTTCGTGTTCGTCACCGGCGCGTTCCTGATCGCCGCACTGCTGGCCGGCTATGCGATCCAGCGCCGCCGCGCGATCGCGGCACGGCTGAGCGCGCAGGACGCGCTGCGCCGCGCGAACGACCGGCTCGAACTGACCGTCGCGCAGCGCACGGCCGCGCTGACGGCCGCGAACGAACGGATGCAGCGCGAGATCGTCGAGCGCGAGCGCACCGAGCAGCGGCTGCGCGATTCGCAGCAGGAAGTCGTGCACGCGGGCAAGCTGGCGGTGCTCGGACAGATGGCCGCAGGCCTCACGCACGAGCTGAACCAGCCGCTGGTCGCGATCCGCACGCTGTGCGACAACGCGCGCACCTTCTTCGAGCGCGGCCAGCCGGCGCCGGCCTATGCGAATCTCGAGCGGATCGGCAAGCTCGTCGACAGCATGGCCGTGCTCACCGGCGAACTGAAGACCTTCGCGCGCAAGCCCGACGTCGAGCGCGTCGCGGTATCGCTCGCGGAGGCCGTCGCGCATGCGCGGCTGATCTACGACGCGCGGATCCGCGACGAAGGCGTGCAGCTCGACGTGAACATTCCGCCCGGCACGACGGTCTCCGCCGAATCGAGCCAGTTGCAGCAGGTGATCGTGAACCTGCTCGGCAACGCGCTCGACGCGGTGCACGACGCGCCGGTGCGCCGCATCGCCATCGCCGCCGACGCGCCGGACGCGCACGGGCGCGTGCGCTTCACCGTGACGGATTCCGGCGCCGGCATCGCGCCCGACGTGCTGCCGCACCTGTTCGAGCCGTTCGTCACGACCAAGCCGCGCGGCCAGGGCCTTGGGCTCGGCCTCGCGATCACGTCGCGGATCGTCGAAGGGTTCGGCGCGAAGATCGCCGCGACGAACCGCGACGGCGGTGGCGCGCAGTTCAGTATCGAATTCGCGGCGGCCACGCCGCAAAGGACAGAACATGGAAGATGA